A genomic region of Papaver somniferum cultivar HN1 chromosome 7, ASM357369v1, whole genome shotgun sequence contains the following coding sequences:
- the LOC113300084 gene encoding ADP-ribosylation factor-like, with the protein MGLSFTKLFSRLFAKREMRILMVGLDAAGKTTILYKLKLGEIVTTIPTIGFNVETVEYKNISFTVWDVGGQDKIRPLWRHYFQNTQGLIFVVDSNDRDRVVEARDELHRMLNEDELRDAVLLVFANKQDLPNAMNAAEITDKLGLHSLRQRHWYIQSTCATSGEGLYEGLDWLSNNIANKA; encoded by the exons ATGGGGTTATCATTCACTAAGCTTTTTAGTCGGCTATTTGCTAAGAGAGAGATGCGTATTTTGATGGTTGGTCTCGACGCTGCTGGTAAGACTACCATTTTGTACAAGCTCAAGCTTGGAGAGATTGTAACCACAATTCCTACCATTG GGTTTAATGTCGAGACTGTTGAATACAAGAACATCAGCTTCACTGTCTGGGATGTTGGGGGTCAAGACAAG ATCCGTCCACTGTGGAGGCACTACTTCCAAAACACCCAAGGTCTTATCTTTGTTGTTGATAGCAATGACAGAGATCGTGTTGTTGAGGCAAGGGATGAATTGCATAGGATGTTAAATGAG GACGAGTTACGCGATGCTGTGTTGCTTGTTTTTGCTAACAAACAAGATCTTCCCAATGCAATGAATGCTGCTGAAATCACTGATAAGCTTGGCCTTCACTCCCTTCGCCAACGCCATTG GTACATCCAGAGTACATGCGCAACTTCTGGGGAGGGActttacgagggtttagattgGCTATCCAACAACATTGCCAACAAG GCTTAA